One Salvia splendens isolate huo1 chromosome 1, SspV2, whole genome shotgun sequence genomic window, GCAGAATTTTTTTAGTATGATCTCGACACGGCTGATATATGTGAAGCAGAAAAACCAAAGCTGGAATTACTGTTGGCAGAATCCTGAGTGAAGGAATTTTCTTCAAGGAGCCAATTGTGATATGGAACTTAAATTTGAAGGCGTTGAAGCACATAATTTCAACTTAGTGGTGATGTGATCTCAACATTTTGTCTGAAACCACACATAGTATATAAAGTATGTAGAAGCTTTTTAAACATCTCAGAAGATTCTAAGTTTAGTAACTTAAGATGAATCTGAGATCGTTAGTTTTGTATTCATACTATCCATTGTTTTATTGCAAGTACATTTATAAGAAGAATCACTTGCTGCAGTTGATTAGATGATGATGAAGTGTATGTAATTGGTAAGATGCTTTTCTCCTATGATCAATAGTTCGAATGACAATTATAAATTGGCTAGTATTGATAATGTGAGAGTTTATTGGCCAGTACTTATACTACAAGTAGTTCAAGATATTTAACTTGATTATATTATACTCATAAAACTAGCTTGATCCGATCAATCAGCAACATAGATTTTTAACCTGGTTAATCACACTACAGTATTTTTCTGTATTTCTTTCCATTTCGTTACAATTGAGTACAAAATCTACTAAGCGAGATCAATATCCATTGCAGCCATTCGGAGTACTTAATttatgattaaataaaaaatcattctCTACAGTTTTGTTGGTATTTCATATTTGATCACTGAACAGCTTTGATTAATTTATGATTGATTAAATTTACGAAATAAACAAGTAACTAAGTatctaaaacatgcatatttagttatactactccatataaaaGAAATCGAAGTTTATTAGTGGGTTTTTAGAAATCGTGTTGTTTCAAACGCGACACCAACCGAAATGGAGTAGCATGATGTTGCACGTTTTTCTAGATTACAGGCGACTTCTCCGCCGCTGCAATTTTTGAACAACATTTGCAGAAGCTTCTCCGTCGCAGCAAATCCCCAGAATCGGAAAGGATAACCCACAAACACTAAATGGACGCAATTCTCCCGATTATCGCGTTCTCGGTGATCGCCGGCGCCGTGATTGCTTTCGTGGTATTCGGTGCTTATTCCCGGAAGAGAAAATCGGAAATTAAATCCATCACCCCACCCGAGATCCTCAATCCGAACCCAAAACCCACTTCGAAGCCCTCGGCTGTGAAGAAGCCTCAACACAAATCTCATTCGCATTCTCATGCAGCCGATAAAGTAAAGATCGGATATTCTTCTGTGTATTTGATAGCTTAACTGTTCTCTTTCTCTGCCTTAGGGTTGCAAGTAATTTGATCTGCAATTCTCTTATTTTAGGATGCCAATAAGAAGCATCATCACTTGGATTTGAATACTTTGAAAGGGCACGGCGATGCTGTCACCGGTCTTAGTTTTTCGCCTGATGGCCGTAGCTTAGCTACCGGTAAGTTTATCGCTTACCATTTTTGTGGAAGTTCACACACACATTTGTATGTTTTACATATTGCTATGCATATGTTGAGTGTAAATCTGAGATTTGATCAAAATATGCTGCTCACTTCCTAGTGTTTTCATATTAATTCTGAAGTTCTGTACAAAATTTAATTCTCTACAGCTTGTGGAGATGGTGTTGTTAGGATTTTCCGGCTGGACGATGCTTCTAGCAAAAGTTTCAAGTACCATTTATCTACACTCATTACTCATAGTTCCTTTAGATCAATGCAactgtataattttttttggaatCTTGTCTATGTGATCTATGCAGGTTCCTGCGAATTAACTTACCTGCTGGGGGCCATCCGAATGCAGTTGCTTTTGCTGGTGATGCATCTTCAATTGTAGTGGCTTCCCAAGCACTCTCAGGATCATCTCTTTACATGTATGAAGAAGAAAAACCCAAAACAACTGGAGACCAGAAGCAACAGAGCAAGCTCCCACTCCCTGAAATCAAATGGGAACATCATAAAGTTCACGATAAGAGAGCCATCATCACATTAGTTGGGGCCAAGACAACTTATGGCAGTGCTGATGGAAgtactatcattttgtcatGCTCAGAAGGTACTTTACGGTGTCTCTTATCTATCGGTCTTTGCATGAAGATGCGTTTGCTAAGGAACCCTGTGAGGCTATTTCCTTAACAGCTCTGCTTAGAGCTTTGAGGCCTGTCTGTAGCAGACAGCTTTGACTTTGATACCATTTAATGTTACACTCTCATGACTTATGAGTATGATATTAGCTTAAAGTTTATTTCCAATTTTTATTTCATGAAGATTTTAGTTGCATGTTAAATCTATGAAGAGTTCATTTCTCAGTGACTTTTCATGCCCGTGGTTTTGTCCGTGTATTCATCACTATGCAACTTATTTATATAGTTTTGGGTTTTATAGAACATTCAAGCATACTGCATTTTGCATATCTGGATTCATAGTATCTGTATGAGCTCCATGGGAACACTAAAAGTATATGCTCAAACTTGCTATCTACAGCTATTACTACATATTTTCAAGTACAAATTGTAATGACAAACTACTctatttgaaattattttttgccTTGTAGACTTGTAGTTGAGAAAAATGGAAGGTTGAGGTGATctataatatattttgttttcattttccttGTCAGGCACTGATATAATACTCTGGCATGGGAAAACTGGGAAACCATTGGGTAACGTTGATACAAATCAGCTTAAAAATACAATGGCTACTATATCACCAAATGGACGTTTTATTGCAGCAGCTGCCTTTACAGCTGATGTGAAGGTTACATTTCTTTTCTCTATAAGTTTCTAATTCTCTTTTGATGGGCAATCATGTCTCTGTTTATAGATCTAGTTCTTGTGATACAATATTTCATTCACAGATCATGGAGATCCATTCCTACTTACGTTGTTAAATGTGTTTCATAATACTTAATAAACACTCAGATTCATATAGAAAATGTTGGGGTTCTATCACGGGAAATGCCACAATAATGCTGAGTACTCTCATCCTTAGAGCTACCCATTAAGGAATTGAAGCTACTTTATAGTAATGGTGCTGCCCTCAGTGATAGTCATGCCTTTTTAGTTTAGGATGACCTAAACCATTATtatgtatgaaaaaataaaggCTGGTTTGGTTTCACATCCTTCATAATTCTAATGTCCATTGCAATGTATGAAGCTATATGGATTAGTCTGAAATTGGAAATATGAAGAATGATTCTCACCTCTTAGAGTTATAGGTTTGTAAAtgaaatttattactattaaaacTAAATTCTTAGTATCCACCACTTCttacaatttaaaaagattACTACCGGCATACTTTTTGCTAGACAGGTAATATTCATGCTTCTAAAAATTTCAAATGTGTCTGATAGATAGTTGGTCTGTTGGCTGTATGTATGCTTCCCATGCCTACATATCTGGCCATGAGCCATATGAAAGACTGCTCTGGCCCTATGAATCATTTTCTTAGATACTCCCACGCTAGCAGCTTAAACTGGCCCCTGTCTTTATATATCTCTTGATCCTTATATGAATCATGATCAGTGGAAACCAGCACTTATTTAATCTTGTTAGCTTTGCTTTCTAGGTTTGGGAAGTCATGTATTCAAAAGATGGCTCAGTGAAGGAGGTTTTGAAAGCTATGCAACTTAAAGGTCATAAGGTAATGGTTCAGTGTGTACTCTGTAATTCTTTGCGTAGTTTATCAGCATTTTATCCCAATGTATCATTAATTATACATTTAGGACTCATTTGAAGCTTTTAACTGCTGGTTTTGTTGGTTATGCAATATGAGGCTTGTGGTGccactcccttcgtcccatactAACCAAAATTGGAGTCTGACATATATTTTTGAAGTTGAACTTATTCTGTGTGAATGCTTCCGGATCTTGCTTGAAGTACTTAGCTGTAGATGTTATTTCTGTATATTAGAAAAATAACTACATTGATATCAGTAGTGATTGAGATTATTTTGTATTACTTACTAATCTTTTGCTTCTGTACTGTTATGTCAGAGTGCAGTAACATGGTTATGCTTCAGTCCTAATTCAGAACAAATCATCACCGCCTCCAAGGATGGTACTATAAGAATATGGAACATCAATGGTATGAAAAGTTTCTTAACTTCTTTACTTTCCTTTGGTTTGCATTCTGTTAACTTTGTAAATCGTGTGAAGCTAAACTTTGAGCTTAATGAGAATGCTAGTATATCGGAGCGTTTTCACATGCGCTTCACATTCAGATGCTATTGTTATCAATTACTGGGTCTCTGCTGACTTTTGTTGTTTTATGAAGTTCGATATCATATGGATGAAGACCCCAAAACTCTGAAGGTGTTGCCTATTCCACTTCATGATGAAAATGGCACTACTCTACACTATGATCTTCTCAGTTTATCACCCGATGGCAAGATACTGGCAGCAACCCATGGTTCAACGCTGCAGTGGCTGTGCGCTGAGACGGGACAGGTTTTGGACGTTGCTGAAAAAGCCCATGATGGTAAacctaaattttttattttttgtatcaAATCCGGATACGTGCTCTGTGTACACATGTGCCACACTGCCACTTGCTTAATGAACCTCAGATCAGATCACTTACCCAAAGAAATACTATGATGCAGGTGATATCACAGATATGGCTTGGGCACCTTCCACCATTCTAATGggtaatttcctttttttctgtTTTCGATATCATATTTATTCACTTCAAGGCATTTTCACGCGCACTAACAATCATACAAACCCTTCCATTTCCTGCAGATAATAAACAAACAGTTGTTCTAGCTACTGCCAGCAATGACAAGAAAGTGAAGCTGTGGCAAGCTCCCCTCCTCAAACCCTCGTAAAAATTGTTAAGAGTATGTTTTAAACGACCTTCACGCCTCCTGGGTGGAAACTACGACGAGCTTATACCTCTCCGATAACTAGACTTTCGTAGACAAGGATGACACTTGCAATAGAGGCGAATTTTGTCCTGTTGTGAATTTTTTCTAACACAAACAGCAGAGTTTGCTGGTGATCTTATAGAGTTGTCTTTAAAAATGTTGCTACCAAAAATCAACTTTTTTTCAAGTTATCATTTCCAGTGATATTTAATTTCAGGTTTAGTTATATAAAAAACCTTCCTCAGTTCTCTGCAATGCTAAGTGTGACCCCGATTAAAGCCATTGTGCGGACAATGTTGGCACGTAAACGGATCACTCGCCTCAAAGGCTTTCGTCTGCAGGATAGCCAGAAGGTGACCATGTGTCTGGGAAAAATCCTAACCCTCACAGTGATAGAGCTGTCAAAAATGGTCTGGCTCGATTTTAAATATTTAGTCATAACTCAAAAAAATTGTTGAGAAAGTTTAAATTCTTTCCTATTAGTAGTATTTCATAGTCGTTCTATAGATTGTACGATTTACAAAAAAGTTGATAATTTGAatacaaataaacaaaaatttaatttgtACTGACGTTGGTAAAAAATGGCAATGTGAATTATGAAGAACAATTTAGCGCTctaaataacattaaaaataaaacaaaaaaatcatttattttaTGCGCGGTTTAAAGACAAAACCTTATTCATTTGTATTTGCATTTGCAGTAATATGTAGGAGAGAAAAAGCTGTAATACTAATCGACATGTAacaatttgttgatattttatgatTTCTCCCCTTTATTATGTAAcgtattaaatttatattttgatgACACAAATAAGTTATATTTGGATATTTTGGACAAGAGTCATTTGCTTGTGATTTCACCCATTTTTATTgccattatttcctttttctaaGCCATCAAAGTAAATGGCACTAtttaatggagtagtattttcaTCAATTGTATCAATCTCGGGAGATCTGAAATCCTAATTCTATCaattcataataataaatagatTTAATTAAGGAATTGTACTTGAGTGTTTTTGTTAGCTGCATTAGAAGTTCGAAtatttagtttatattttataatagtaataaaaaatggaaGGGAAAAAGAAAGAATATATTCTCCCGCCATACATACCTTACACTGCAtagcataagagcatctccagtgaacggacatcccactaggacatccactagaacatcccaaaaacacctcctgccacgtcactaggacttctcatcccactgccacgtcactaggacatcccctcctatgtccgcccttcccatctcccttcccactaggacatcccgcaataaaaaaaatcatacatttacaaataaaacaatttacatttacggaaataaaatttgacgtcaacccctccgagtccaaacctcaTACATTATTCGAAAAAATtgcgggaaaaattaacaacttcatcggaaaaattaacaacttcatcggaaaaaacatacatgattcgaaaaaaaaattgcatactaataaaaaaattgcatactaatgaaataaaattcgacgagccatatatatagagttaaaaaaaaaaaaatttaaaaacgggacgtccgactggacgccacaatggcggatgtccgcccgcccgtcgcgccgacgtccgaggacacccgacgtcctcacgggacgtccgtatccgaccctaaacgccacaatggcggacgtcccggtcgcccgtcgcgacgtccgaccggatgtccgaccggacgtccgccattggagatgctctaacaaaaTTTTATCGAGCTCAGGTTAGGGTTTAAAAGGGGGAGAAATCCCAACACCAACACTCAACTGATCATGGCCTTCTCGGGTAAGCCTCTCTCTCTTTCTGAGTGATCAGCATTTTCAATCTATTTGTTCTCAGATATTTTTGAAATGGAAGAACAAATCCGTCGCGCgcatttttcttccttttttttcggTGATTGATGTGTGGATTGGTTTTTACGTTGCAGGCGTGGAGGTAAAGCCGGGGAAACCGATTACGCATTCCTGTGAGAAGGCAGCAGGAAGGCTTCGCATTTCACAGGTACGTTGTTTTTTAAGAAGCTAAAATCTGATCAGAGTTCATGCATTTGGTGAAAGTGCTTTGAATGTATCAGGCTGTCCTTCGTTTGCTTCTATGTAATGTATATTGGttgtgatgaaaattgaatTTGCTTCAGAAGCTGCTAGAAACCTTATTTGAGATTGTGCTGTTGTGTTGTTTTTCAATGAATTTTGTTGATGTTGTCTATGTGCTATGACTGGTCAGGCGACCTTGGGATTTGGTGAGTCTTCAAAGAGCTCCGTGTTACAGTGTAATGTGGGTAATAGAAGCCCGGTTCTTCTCTGCGTGCTGCTACCAGGCCGAATGGAGTCATCCCATATTGAATTGGAATTTGAGGAGGCGGATGATGTGGTTTTTTCTGTAGTTGGTCCACGAAGTGTCTACCTTACTGGCTATTATGTCCGTCAGAGTGGGCATTCAAATGGTCGTAGTGATACGTATCCTTGTTCATGTTTGTGGCTTCTAATTATAAAGTTAGTTTAGTGCCTCAATGTTTACTACATTTTTGTGCTTACTCATTGCTATCTTGCTTGGTATGAAGTTTTGGGAAAAGATTCCTTGCATAGCCCCACAACATAAACTCAACGGTGTCATTTCTTGTTTTTCTATCGCATATGTTTTATTTGGTGTATCTTTCTTGGCCTTCCTTTACTATGATTTGATCAGAAAGTCATATGGCGTCGATATTGAACACTCCCCTACAGATCGATCTAATTACAATAGTGAGGGTGATGAAGGATAAGATGACAGTTTCATTAACGATCATGATGAATGTCAAGTTTCTTCTCCAGTGTCCCCTGTTTTTTATAGCAGAGGTATGTTTAGACAAATCAATGTTCATCCATTTGGTGCGCGTGTACCTTAATTTATTAAAGCTCCAGATGCACAACTCCTGTTCTTATAGATGTAAGTGGAATCTTATCCTAGAAGTTCTCATAATGCAAGAACATATATTCACCTGTACAAATCGGCCTTTATAGTTTTGAATGGTTATTgtgattttcaatttttcatcaTCTACTTTAATGCTGTCAAGAAGTATCGGCCTATGGTTTGGGCTTTCTATCAAAGGAATGGATGAGGTTATGCTAGAAAAGGATAAGCCGAAGAGCAAAAAAGGGTCGAAATAAACTAGGTAGGAAAAGACAATGGGTGAGTGAGTCAGATAATGATGGAGAAATGGAAGATGAAGCAAAAGATGCTGATATATGTGGTAGTCAATCAAAGCAATAGGCCGATGATATCAGTGacaaaattgaaaatacaaAGGTAATACAGCAGTTTATTACTGAAGATTTTGAAGCTTTTAAGGCATACTGTTGCTtctaatctccccactttctttGTTCAGTATTGAATGGTCAGCATCAATTATCAAGTAATATGTGATCAAGATTagatattgtatatatattatgGTTTTATTCTGTAGGGTTACACAACTGCCATCGCTGGATGAAGAAGGGATAGAGATTAATAAGATGAAATCTCATGATCAGTGAGTATCATCTATCAATATGAGTGTCTATATTTATATTGCTTTTACTCGCAATGTGCTTAATTTCTTCCTTACCGTGATCCCCAATAAGGGAAAAACCcagaaagaaaagaaagcaaTGCCCTGTTACAAAGAGAACCAATGAAGTTCAGACCGATAATGAGGACCTTGGTGTCCCCAGAGTGTGTAAAGAGCATGGAGCTGAGGCCTCGGCTGATCTGtgagattttttttctttttcctatttGGGTGTGTTTGATGTATTTTTAGAGGTCAGTTGAGTCACTTGAGTGGTGCAAATTTATGATTATTTAGTGATAAGTGGTAGTCCTAAATCTTTCATTGGCAGTTCTTATTAGTACCCTTGATGAGTATTTGTTCTATTGGCACATGCTCTAGCATGGGAGTTGGTGGAGATCATTTGTGAAAGCTCTAGAATCAGACTCTGCAAATGGCCCAAAATCAAAAGGGAGATGCAATGAACTGTTGGAAGGAGAACTTACAGAAGGAACTGAtgaaaaatttcaaaatattactGAAGATTTAGTTGAGCC contains:
- the LOC121809353 gene encoding transducin beta-like protein 2; protein product: MDAILPIIAFSVIAGAVIAFVVFGAYSRKRKSEIKSITPPEILNPNPKPTSKPSAVKKPQHKSHSHSHAADKDANKKHHHLDLNTLKGHGDAVTGLSFSPDGRSLATACGDGVVRIFRLDDASSKSFKFLRINLPAGGHPNAVAFAGDASSIVVASQALSGSSLYMYEEEKPKTTGDQKQQSKLPLPEIKWEHHKVHDKRAIITLVGAKTTYGSADGSTIILSCSEGTDIILWHGKTGKPLGNVDTNQLKNTMATISPNGRFIAAAAFTADVKVWEVMYSKDGSVKEVLKAMQLKGHKSAVTWLCFSPNSEQIITASKDGTIRIWNINVRYHMDEDPKTLKVLPIPLHDENGTTLHYDLLSLSPDGKILAATHGSTLQWLCAETGQVLDVAEKAHDGDITDMAWAPSTILMDNKQTVVLATASNDKKVKLWQAPLLKPS